The nucleotide window CGTGTCGGGAGGGGCGATCTGGTGGGTGTGGTGATGGCGCAGGTTCATGTAGAGCGAGGCGAAGTTGCGCTCGGGCGGATGGGCGTCGTAGGAGCCCGAGAGCCCGACGAGGCCGGGATCACGTGCGAAGGCGGCGCGCACGCGGGCCGGCACGGCGGGGTGCGCGACGCAGTCGGCGTCGAGGAAGAGCACGACCTCGGCCGCGAGCGCTTGCGCCCCGGCATTGCGCGCGGCCGCCGGTCCCTGCCGGTGCGGGAGGCGCAGCACGCGCGCGCCGTGCGCCTCGGCACAGGCGGCGGTGTCGTCGCGGGAGGCGTCGTCGACCACCAGCACCGGCACGCGGGCGCCGGCCAGGGCGGCGAGCGCGTGCGGCAGGAAGCGGGAGGCGTCGTAGGCCGGGATCACCACCGCCAGCGCGGGGATCCCGGGGTCGAGCTCGGGCCGGATCCCGGGGCCGCGCCCGGAGCGGATCCCGGGAGCGCCTTCGGGAGCGCTCTGCGGAGCGGCCCCGGGCGCGGTCTCTCGCGGGAGCTCCGGATCGGCCACCGCCGCAACGTACCGCGCGCCTGCTCCACCCGCCTCGACCGCGCTGGCGCCCCGCCCTAGGATGCGCGGCGCCCCGTGCCTGGGAGGTCGGCCGCACCCGTGACGCGCGCCCCGGAACGCGAACGCTGCGTGATCATCGGGGCGGGCCCGGCCGGACTGACGGCCGGCTGGGAGGCGCGCCGGCTCGGGATCCCGGCGCTCGTGCTCGAACGCGACGAGGTCGTGGGCGGCCTCTCGCGCACGGTCGAGCACCGGGGCTTCCGCTTCGATCTCGGCGGCCATCGCTTCTTCACGAAGGTGCCCGAGGTGGCGGCCCTGTGGCGCGAGATCCTGGGCCCCGACCTGCTCGTGCGGCCGCGGCTGTCACGGATCCGCTTCGGTGACCGCTTCTTCGACTATCCCCTGCGCCCGCTCGACGCGCTGCGCGGGCTCGGCCCCTGCGAGGCGCTGCGCGTCGTGGCGAGCTGGGTGCGCGCGCGGCTGCTCCCCTACCCGGAGGAGCACAGCTTCGAGCAGTGGGTGGTGAACCGCTTCGGCCGGCGCCTGTTCGAGGTCTTCTTCGAGTCCTACACCGAGAAGGTGTGGGGGATGCCGTGCGCGGAGATCGGCGCCGACTGGGCCGCGCAGCGCATCAAGAACCTCGACCTTGCGGTGGCCCTGCGCAACGCGCTGCTGCGGCGCGGCGGTGGCGCCGTCGTGACCAGCCTGATCGAGCGCTTCGAGTATCCGCGGCTCGGCCCCGGGATGCTCTGGGAGCGCTGCCGCGAGCGGCTCGAGGCGGACGGCGTGCCGACGCGCACGGGCCTCGCCGTGACGCGCATCCTGCACGACGGGCAGCGGGTGCAGGCGCTCGAGGTGCGCGACGCCGCGGGCGCCGTGGAGCGCGTCGAGGGCGCGAGCTTCGTGTCTTCGATGCCGCTGCGCGAGCTGGTGCACGCCCTCGATCCGCCGCCCCCGCCCGACGTGCTGGCGGCGGCCGGCCGGCTCCGCTACCGCGACTTCCTGACCGTCGCGCTGGTGGTGGAGCGCGCGGAGGTCTTCCCGGACAACTGGATCTACGTCCACGCGCCGCAGGTCCGCGTCGGCCGGATCCAGAACTTCAAGAACTGGAGCCCCGAGATGGTGCCCGACCCGTCGCAGACGGCGCTCGGGCTCGAGTACTTCGTGCAGGAGGGCGACGAGCTGTGGAACGCCCCCGACGCCGAGCTCGTCGAGCTCGCGCGCCGCGAGTGCGCAGCGCTCGGGCTCGTCGACCCGGCCGAGGTGCGCGAGGGCGTGGTGGTGCGCGTCCCCAAGGCCTACCCGGTCTACGACGCGACCTACCGCGGCGCGCTCGACTGCATCCGCTCCCACCTGAAGGGCCTCGGGAACCTCCAGCTCGTCGGGCGCAACGGCCAGCATCGCTACAACAACCAGGATCACTCGATGGTGACGGCGCTGCGCGCGGTGCGGAACCTCGCCGGTGGCTCCGAGGACGTCTGGGACGTGAACGTGGACGAGGACTACCACGAGGCGGCCCCCGCCCGGGCGGGCGAGCGCCTCGCCCCCGCACCGCTCGACCCCCGCGAGGCCGTGGCCAGCGCCTTCGCACGCTACGACGTGCGCGCGCTGGCCGGCGCGCTGGCCTGCCTCGTCGGCGCGGGCGTCTTCGCGGTCACGGCCATCCCGCTGCTCCGCGGCCAGCACGAGATGATCCCGGTGCTGTCGCTGCTCTCGAACTACCTGTACGGCTACCGGCCGGCGTGGGAAGGGGCGTGGCTCGGGCTCGGCGAGGGCGCGCTGCTGGGCGGCGCGCTGGGCGCGCTGCTGGCCGCCACGATCAACCTCGTCGTCGGCTGGCACCGCGCGGCCTACCTGCGCGAGGTCGAGCTCGCGTCCGGCCTCGACGCGATCGAGCAGGGAGCACCGGAGCCGTGAGCCGGCACCCGGACGCGGAGCTCCTGGCGGCGCACGTGGCGCGGCTACGCGCGTCGGTGATGGCTGCCAGCTTCGCGCTGCTCGGCGGCGCCGGGCTCTTCGTCGCGACGGCCTGGCTGCTGCTCCAGGGCGGGGATCCGGTCGGCCCGCACCTCTCCCTGCTCGGGAACTACTTCCCGGGCTACACGGTCACCTGGGCCGGGGCCTTCGTCGGGCTCGGCTGGGGCGCGCTCACGGGCGGCGTCGCCGGCTGGTCGCTGGCCTGGATCTACAACCGGCTGGCCCCCCGCTAGCCTCGCGGGTCATGGAAGCCTCGCGTCCCCTCCGTCGCTTCGCGGCCGCGGCCGCGTCCGCCGCCCTCGTCTCGGGCTGCGCCTCGCTCCCCTTCCGCCTGCCCTTCCTCGGCGGCGGCTTCGAGCGCGGCTTCTCGCAGGAGGAGCTGAGCGACGAGCTGAGCGCCTACGCGAGCCGCTTCTCGGCGCTGGTCACGACCGCCGGTGAGGAGATCTCGCTCGCCGACGACAGCCCCGCCACGCGCCGCCGCGTGCTGCTCTGGAAGCTGCGCCTCGCGCCGGCCATCGACGACGCGGCCTTCCAGCCCAACCCGCGGGCCGGCTACGTGCGCATGCTCACGATCGCGGTGATGATGCAGCGCTACCTGACGGCGGGCGACGGGCGCAACCTGTTCGGCGCCTCGCAGCCGATCGCGGTGGCGACCGCCGAGACGCTGAAGGAGGACGCCTTCGCGATCGGCGAGCGCTTCCTCACCCCGGACGAGCTCGAGGCGGTCGGGCGCGACGTCGACGCGCTCGCGCAGCGCTTCCCGATCACGGGCACGCAGTTCTCGCTGGTGCGGGCGCGCGAGGCGGCCCGGGCGGTGCCGGCCAGCAACGCCCTCACCGAGGTCATCACGCTGCCGCTCGCGCCCTTCCGCGCGCTCCAGGGCGTCGACTCGGGGGCCGCCGCCGTGCGCGACTTCAACCAGACCGCACGGCGCTTCTCGCGGGTCGTGGCGGGGCTTCCCGAGGAGCTGCGCGGCCAGATGGAGCTCCTGCTCTACGACGTCGAGGAGCTGCGCTCGATGCGCCAGGGCCTCGCGGCCTTCGAGCTGGCCGCCGCCAGCGCCGAACGGGCCTCGCTCGCGATCGAGCGCCTCCCGGCGGAGCTGCGTGCGACCCTCGACCAGCAGGTGCGCGGGCTGCTCGCGGAGTCGCAGGGCACGATCGGCGAGGCGGCGGCCGTGATGGCGCAGGCGCACGAGATCGCCGGGCCGCTCCAGGAGACCGCCACCCAGCTCCGCGAGGCGAGCGCCGCCTGGCGCGAGATCCTGGGGCCCCACGATCCGACCCCGCGCGGCCCCGGCGAGCGCGGCTTCGACGTCCGCGACTGGCAGTCGGCGGCCGGCGCGATCGGTACGGCCGCGGTCGAGCTGCGCGGCCTGGCGGCCGAGCTCGAGGGCTTCTCCGCGGGTGCCGGGCTGGACCGCCTGTTCTGGCGGGCGGCCGCGCTGCTCGTGCTCTTCTTCGCGCTGCTGCTCGGCTACCGCGTGCTGGCGGCGCGGCTCGCGCGGCGCGGTTGAGCGCCCTCCGGGAGCCTTGCGATGCCGCCGTCCGTCCCGATCCTCCCCGCCGCCACCGTCGTCCTGCTCCGGGAAGCGGAGGGCGGGCCCGAGGTGCTGCTGCTCCGGCGCAGCTCGAAGCTCGCCTTCCACGGCGGCGCGTGGGTGTTCCCGGGCGGGCGCGTCGACCTCGCGAGCGGCGAGAGCGACGACGAGGCCGGCGCGCGCCGCGCCGCGGTGCGCGAGGCGCGCGAGGAGGCGGGGCTCGCGCTCGACCCCGGCGCGCTCGTGCCGCTCTCGCACTGGACCACGCCCGAGGGCCAGCCCCGCCGCTTCGCCACCTGGTTCTACGTCGCGGAGGCGGACGACGCGCCCGTGCGCGTCGACGGAGGCGAGATCCAGGATCACCGCTGGGCGACCCCCGCCCGCGCGCTCGAGCTCCAGCGCGCCGGCGAGATCGAGCTCCCGCCGCCCACCTTCGTCACCCTGACCGTCCTCGCCGCCCATCGCTCGCCGCGCGCGGCGCTCACCGCGGCGGCGGCCGAGCCCCCGCTCGTCTACCTGCCGCGCATCGTGAAGGCCGCCGGCGCCATGGCCTCGCTCTATCCCGGGGACGCCGGCTGGGAGGCGCGCGACGCCGAGCGGCTCGGCTCGCGCCACCGGCTGCTCTTCCTGCCCGCCGGGTGGCGCTATCTGCGGGACGGCGCGGGCTGAAGGCGCGCGAGCGGCGGCTCAGCGTGCGAGGAGCACCCCGGGCGAGAGCCCGAGGCGCCGGCAGGCCTCGGCCGGCGGGCTCCCGGGGATGACGAAGCGGTCGGCGAGGCGCCCGAGCGAGCGCACCGCGCGCCGCTCCCAGGGGTGGAGCTCCCAGCGCGGCTCGTCGAGGCCCAGGAGCTCCCGCGCCCAGACGGGGGTCCGGTCGACGGCCGCCCGGATCAGCGGTGCCTGGAGGCGGGCGAGCGGGCCCGGAAGGATCGGCGTGCGTTCGAGGATCGCCAGGAACTCGAAGACGATCTCCGAGCGCTCGAGCTTCGGCCGCATCGTGGCGAAGAGCGCCTCGAGCTCGGCCTCCGAGGTGGGTGCTCCGGTGGCACCGTAGAGGCGGGCGGCCTCCCGGCCCTCGGCATAGAAGCGATCGCAGGCCGCCGCGTCGAGCGGGCGGACGAAGGCCTGATAGGCCGCGAGGAAGCCGAAGCTCGCGGTGGCCTGGACCCAGTCGAGCAGCTCCGGATCGCTTGCGCGGTAGGGAACGCCGGCAGGCGTCACGCCGTACACCCGCTCGTGGAGCCGCCGCACCCCCGCGATCATCTGCTCGGCAACGCTGCGGGCGGCATACACCGTGATCATCGCCGCGAGCCCCGTCCGCTCCATGCGGCCGAGCGGATCGGTACGGAAGCTCGTGTGCTCCCAGACGCCGGTGCGGACGCGTGGCTCGCCGAGCTCCAGGAGCACCGCGGTGATGCCCCCGACGAGGAGCGCCACCGGGTTGCGGAACACCTGCCAGGCGACGGAGTCGGGGCCGACCAGGGCCGGCTCGCCGGGCGGGCGCGCAAAGTCCACGGCACGGCCGATCTCGGGCCGCAGCATGGCACGCGCCAGGATCCGGCGAAGCGCCGCCGTGCGGAAGGGGTCGAGCCTCGTTTCGCCCACACCGGCCCTCCTCGGAGCAGCAGGATCCTCCTGCGCCGCGAGGGGGTGCAAGCCGTGCGCGTGCTCCCGACCCGCGCGCGCTCTCCCGGGGATCAGCGCCGCTGCCGGCGGGCCCTCCAGGCGCCCCAGAGCGGCAGCAGGAAGGCCAGCTCGGCGCCCAGGCCGCAGCTGCCGCCGCGCTCCGAGTTCAGGAACGCAGCGCTGCACTGGGGGTCGAGGAGATCGACCAGGCCGTCGCCGTCGTTGTTGACCCCGTCGCTGCACTGCGGGTTCTCGACGTTCCAGCCGGCATCCTTGCAGCCCGGGTCGGCGAGGTCCGAGACCCCGTCACCGTCGTTGTCGATCCCGTCGTTGCAGGCGTTCGGCCGGCTGCCGGGATTCGACGCGCTCGTGTTCGCGTCGCGTTCGTCCGTGTCGAAGACGCCGTCCAGGTCCTGGTCGATCCCCATGCGGATCCCGGAGCCGGGCGGCACGCAGGTGTAGGTGAGCGCCGAGCCGCCGTCCGCGATCGCGTCGAG belongs to Deltaproteobacteria bacterium and includes:
- a CDS encoding NAD(P)/FAD-dependent oxidoreductase — protein: MTRAPERERCVIIGAGPAGLTAGWEARRLGIPALVLERDEVVGGLSRTVEHRGFRFDLGGHRFFTKVPEVAALWREILGPDLLVRPRLSRIRFGDRFFDYPLRPLDALRGLGPCEALRVVASWVRARLLPYPEEHSFEQWVVNRFGRRLFEVFFESYTEKVWGMPCAEIGADWAAQRIKNLDLAVALRNALLRRGGGAVVTSLIERFEYPRLGPGMLWERCRERLEADGVPTRTGLAVTRILHDGQRVQALEVRDAAGAVERVEGASFVSSMPLRELVHALDPPPPPDVLAAAGRLRYRDFLTVALVVERAEVFPDNWIYVHAPQVRVGRIQNFKNWSPEMVPDPSQTALGLEYFVQEGDELWNAPDAELVELARRECAALGLVDPAEVREGVVVRVPKAYPVYDATYRGALDCIRSHLKGLGNLQLVGRNGQHRYNNQDHSMVTALRAVRNLAGGSEDVWDVNVDEDYHEAAPARAGERLAPAPLDPREAVASAFARYDVRALAGALACLVGAGVFAVTAIPLLRGQHEMIPVLSLLSNYLYGYRPAWEGAWLGLGEGALLGGALGALLAATINLVVGWHRAAYLREVELASGLDAIEQGAPEP
- a CDS encoding NUDIX domain-containing protein: MPPSVPILPAATVVLLREAEGGPEVLLLRRSSKLAFHGGAWVFPGGRVDLASGESDDEAGARRAAVREAREEAGLALDPGALVPLSHWTTPEGQPRRFATWFYVAEADDAPVRVDGGEIQDHRWATPARALELQRAGEIELPPPTFVTLTVLAAHRSPRAALTAAAAEPPLVYLPRIVKAAGAMASLYPGDAGWEARDAERLGSRHRLLFLPAGWRYLRDGAG
- a CDS encoding oxygenase MpaB family protein; this translates as MLRPEIGRAVDFARPPGEPALVGPDSVAWQVFRNPVALLVGGITAVLLELGEPRVRTGVWEHTSFRTDPLGRMERTGLAAMITVYAARSVAEQMIAGVRRLHERVYGVTPAGVPYRASDPELLDWVQATASFGFLAAYQAFVRPLDAAACDRFYAEGREAARLYGATGAPTSEAELEALFATMRPKLERSEIVFEFLAILERTPILPGPLARLQAPLIRAAVDRTPVWARELLGLDEPRWELHPWERRAVRSLGRLADRFVIPGSPPAEACRRLGLSPGVLLAR